In one Cronobacter dublinensis subsp. dublinensis LMG 23823 genomic region, the following are encoded:
- the pfkA gene encoding 6-phosphofructokinase encodes MIKKIGVLTSGGDAPGMNAAIRGVVRAALTEGLEVCGIYDGYLGLYEDRMIQLDRYSVSDMINRGGTFLGSARFPEFREEHIRAVAIENMKKRGIDALVVIGGDGSYMGAKRLTEMGFPCIGLPGTIDNDVAGTDYTIGYFTALHTVVEAIDRLRDTSSSHQRISIVEVMGRYCGDLTLAAAIAGGCEFIVLPEVEFNREDLVAEIKAGIAKGKKHAIVAITEHICDIDELAKYIETETKRETRATVLGHIQRGGSPVPYDRILASRMGAYAIELLLQGYGGRCVGIQNEKMVHHDIIDAIENMKRPFKGDWLDCAKKLY; translated from the coding sequence ATGATTAAGAAAATCGGTGTGTTGACGAGTGGCGGTGATGCGCCTGGCATGAACGCCGCCATCCGTGGCGTGGTCCGCGCGGCGTTGACGGAAGGTCTGGAAGTCTGCGGTATTTACGACGGCTATCTGGGCCTGTATGAAGACCGCATGATCCAGCTCGACCGTTACAGCGTTTCCGACATGATCAACCGCGGCGGCACTTTCCTCGGTTCCGCGCGCTTCCCGGAGTTCCGCGAAGAACACATTCGCGCCGTGGCTATTGAGAACATGAAAAAACGCGGCATCGACGCGCTGGTGGTCATTGGCGGCGACGGTTCTTACATGGGCGCCAAACGTCTGACCGAAATGGGCTTCCCGTGCATCGGTCTGCCGGGCACCATCGATAACGACGTGGCGGGCACCGACTACACCATCGGTTACTTCACCGCGCTGCACACCGTCGTTGAGGCGATCGACCGTCTGCGCGACACCTCTTCTTCTCACCAGCGTATTTCCATCGTCGAAGTCATGGGCCGTTACTGCGGCGACCTGACCCTGGCGGCGGCCATCGCGGGCGGCTGCGAATTTATCGTGTTGCCGGAAGTGGAATTTAACCGCGAAGATCTGGTCGCGGAAATCAAAGCGGGCATCGCGAAAGGCAAAAAACACGCGATCGTCGCCATTACCGAGCACATCTGCGATATCGACGAGCTGGCGAAATACATCGAAACCGAGACCAAACGCGAAACCCGCGCCACCGTGCTCGGCCACATCCAGCGCGGCGGCTCGCCGGTGCCTTATGACCGTATTCTCGCCTCCCGCATGGGCGCTTACGCCATCGAACTGCTGCTGCAGGGCTACGGCGGCCGCTGCGTCGGTATCCAGAACGAAAAAATGGTGCATCACGACATCATCGACGCTATCGAAAACATGAAGCGTCCGTTCAAAGGCGACTGGCTGGACTGCGCTAAAAAGCTCTACTAA
- the fieF gene encoding CDF family cation-efflux transporter FieF (FieF, a metal efflux transporter, is a member of the CDF (cation diffusion facilitator) family of transporters.) — MNHDYARLVSRAALAATLVASLLLIIKIFAWWYTGSVSILAALVDSLVDIAASLTNLLVVRYSLQPADKEHAFGHGKAESLAALAQSMFISGSALFLFLTGIQHLVAPEPMRAPLVGVIVTMAALVTTLMLVTFQRWVVRKTRSQAVRADMLHYQSDVMMNTAILVALALSWYGLHRADALFALGIGVWILYSALRMGYEAVQALLDRALPDEERQAIVEIISAWPGVRGAHDLRTRQSGPTRFIQLHLEMEDNLPLVQAHLIAEQVEQAILFRFPGSDVIIHQDPCSVVPRFQQGQFEH; from the coding sequence ATGAATCATGACTATGCTCGCCTGGTAAGCCGGGCGGCCCTCGCCGCAACGCTGGTGGCGTCGCTACTGCTGATCATTAAAATTTTCGCCTGGTGGTATACCGGGTCGGTCAGCATTCTCGCGGCCCTGGTCGACTCGCTGGTCGACATCGCCGCGTCGCTCACCAATTTATTGGTGGTACGGTATTCGCTGCAGCCTGCCGATAAAGAACATGCTTTCGGGCACGGCAAAGCGGAATCGCTGGCGGCGCTTGCGCAAAGCATGTTTATTTCCGGCTCAGCGCTGTTTCTTTTCCTCACCGGCATTCAACATCTGGTGGCGCCGGAGCCGATGCGCGCGCCGCTGGTCGGGGTTATTGTGACGATGGCGGCGCTGGTGACCACCTTGATGCTGGTCACGTTCCAGCGCTGGGTGGTGCGCAAAACCCGCAGCCAGGCGGTGCGGGCGGATATGCTTCATTATCAGTCTGATGTTATGATGAACACCGCTATTCTGGTGGCGCTGGCCCTCTCGTGGTATGGCCTGCACCGCGCCGACGCGCTGTTCGCGCTCGGGATTGGCGTCTGGATTTTATACAGTGCGTTACGGATGGGCTATGAAGCGGTACAGGCGTTGCTTGACCGGGCCCTGCCCGATGAAGAACGTCAGGCGATAGTCGAGATAATCTCCGCCTGGCCGGGCGTTCGGGGCGCGCACGATCTACGCACGCGGCAGTCAGGGCCGACCCGCTTTATCCAGCTTCATCTCGAAATGGAAGACAACTTGCCGCTGGTTCAGGCGCATCTTATCGCCGAACAGGTGGAGCAGGCGATCCTGTTCCGGTTCCCGGGGTCGGACGTCATTATTCATCAGGACCCATGCTCGGTCGTGCCGCGTTTTCAGCAAGGGCAATTCGAGCATTAA
- the cpxP gene encoding cell-envelope stress modulator CpxP: MRKVTAAVMASTLAVGALTSQAAQVPTDESWHPAETLTQRNSVQSHMFDGINLTEHQRQQMRDLMQRARHEQPPVNVSEMETMHRLVTAENFDENAVRAQAEKMAQEQVARQVEMAKVRNQMYHLLTPEQQAVLNEKHQQRMEQFREVAQMQRQSALPLFSSSTRSNQ; this comes from the coding sequence ATGCGCAAAGTTACCGCCGCCGTCATGGCCTCAACGCTGGCTGTCGGTGCGTTAACGAGCCAGGCGGCACAGGTCCCGACGGACGAAAGCTGGCATCCGGCGGAAACGCTAACGCAACGCAACAGTGTGCAGAGTCATATGTTTGACGGCATCAACTTAACAGAGCATCAGCGCCAGCAAATGCGCGATTTGATGCAGCGGGCGCGGCATGAGCAGCCCCCTGTTAATGTTAGCGAAATGGAGACCATGCACAGGCTGGTCACCGCAGAAAATTTTGATGAAAACGCAGTGCGCGCTCAGGCGGAAAAAATGGCCCAGGAGCAAGTGGCCCGCCAGGTTGAAATGGCGAAGGTGAGAAACCAGATGTATCACCTGTTAACGCCCGAGCAGCAAGCGGTTTTGAACGAGAAACACCAGCAACGCATGGAGCAGTTCCGTGAGGTTGCGCAAATGCAGCGCCAGTCTGCGCTGCCGCTCTTCAGTAGCAGTACTCGTAGTAACCAGTAA
- the cpxR gene encoding envelope stress response regulator transcription factor CpxR yields the protein MNKILLVDDDRELTSLLKELLDMEGFNVLVAHDGEQALDLLDDSIDLLLLDVMMPKKNGIDTLKELRQTHQTPVIMLTARGSELDRVLGLELGADDYLPKPFNDRELVARIRAILRRSHWSEQQQNSDSGSPTLEVDALSLNPGRQEASFDGQTLELTGTEFTLLYLLAQHLGQVVSREHLSQEVLGKRLTPFDRAIDMHISNLRRKLPERKDGHPWFKTLRGRGYLMVSAS from the coding sequence ATGAATAAAATCCTGTTAGTTGATGATGACCGCGAGCTGACGTCCCTGTTAAAGGAATTGCTCGACATGGAAGGGTTTAATGTCCTCGTTGCCCACGATGGCGAACAGGCGCTTGACCTCCTTGATGACAGCATCGATTTGCTTTTGCTCGACGTGATGATGCCAAAGAAGAACGGCATCGATACTTTGAAAGAGCTTCGCCAGACTCACCAGACACCCGTTATTATGCTGACCGCCCGCGGCAGCGAACTGGATCGCGTACTTGGCCTTGAGCTGGGCGCGGATGACTATCTGCCGAAACCGTTTAACGACCGCGAACTGGTAGCCCGTATTCGCGCAATTTTGCGCCGCTCGCACTGGAGCGAACAGCAGCAGAACAGCGACAGCGGTTCGCCAACGCTGGAAGTAGACGCGCTGAGCCTCAACCCAGGCCGCCAGGAAGCGAGTTTCGACGGCCAGACGCTGGAACTCACCGGTACCGAGTTCACCCTGCTCTATCTGCTGGCGCAGCATCTGGGTCAGGTGGTGTCGCGTGAACATTTAAGCCAGGAAGTGCTCGGGAAACGCCTCACGCCGTTCGATCGCGCGATCGATATGCATATCTCTAACCTGCGTCGTAAATTGCCGGAGCGCAAAGACGGCCATCCGTGGTTTAAAACCCTGCGCGGACGCGGCTATCTGATGGTTTCCGCTTCATGA
- the cpxA gene encoding envelope stress sensor histidine kinase CpxA produces MIGSLTARIFAIFWLTLALVLMLVLMLPKLDSRQMTELLESEQRQGTMIEQHVEAELASDPPNDLMWWRRLFRAIDKWAPPGQRLVLVTSEGRVIGAERNEMQIIRNFIGQSDNSDHPQKKKYGRVELVGPFSVRDGEDNYQLYLIRPASNSQSDFINLLFDRPLLLLIVTMLVSSPLLLWLAWSLARPARKLKNAADEVAQGNLRQHPELEAGPQEFIAAGASFNQMVTALERMMTTQQRLLSDISHELRTPLTRLQLGTALLRRRSGESKELERIETEAHRLDSMINDLLVMSRNQQKNALVSETMKANQLWGEVLDNAAFEAEQMGKSFEVAYPPGPWLLYGNPNALESALENIVRNALRYSHSKISVSFAVDKEGITINVDDDGPGVSQTDREQIFRPFYRTDEARDRESGGTGLGLAIVETAVQQHRGWVKADDSPLGGLRLTLWLPLYHRS; encoded by the coding sequence ATGATAGGCAGCCTTACCGCCCGCATCTTCGCCATTTTCTGGCTGACGCTGGCGCTGGTGTTAATGCTGGTGCTGATGCTGCCTAAGCTCGACAGCCGTCAAATGACGGAACTGCTGGAGAGCGAGCAGCGTCAGGGCACCATGATTGAACAGCACGTCGAGGCCGAGCTGGCGAGCGATCCGCCCAACGACCTGATGTGGTGGCGTCGGCTGTTTCGCGCTATCGATAAATGGGCTCCACCAGGGCAGCGGCTGGTGCTGGTCACCAGCGAAGGCCGCGTGATTGGCGCTGAACGCAATGAAATGCAGATAATCCGCAACTTTATCGGCCAGTCCGATAACTCCGATCATCCGCAGAAGAAAAAGTATGGCCGCGTGGAGCTGGTCGGGCCGTTTTCGGTGCGCGACGGCGAAGATAACTACCAGCTTTACCTGATCCGTCCGGCGAGCAATTCGCAATCTGATTTCATTAACCTCCTGTTTGACCGCCCGCTGCTACTGCTGATTGTCACTATGCTGGTAAGTTCGCCGCTGCTGCTGTGGCTGGCGTGGAGCCTGGCGCGGCCAGCGCGTAAGCTTAAAAACGCGGCCGATGAAGTGGCCCAGGGCAACCTGCGCCAGCACCCGGAACTGGAAGCCGGGCCACAGGAATTCATCGCCGCAGGGGCCAGCTTTAACCAGATGGTGACGGCGCTGGAGCGCATGATGACGACCCAACAGCGGCTGCTTTCCGATATCTCTCACGAACTGCGCACCCCGCTGACGCGTCTGCAGCTTGGCACCGCGCTGCTGCGCCGGCGCAGCGGAGAGAGCAAAGAGCTGGAGCGCATTGAAACCGAAGCCCACCGCCTCGACAGCATGATCAACGATCTGCTGGTGATGTCGCGCAATCAGCAGAAAAACGCGCTGGTGAGCGAGACCATGAAAGCGAATCAGCTGTGGGGCGAGGTGCTCGATAACGCCGCGTTTGAAGCGGAACAGATGGGTAAATCGTTTGAAGTGGCGTATCCGCCAGGCCCGTGGCTGCTCTACGGCAACCCGAACGCGCTGGAAAGCGCGCTGGAGAATATCGTGCGTAACGCGCTTCGCTACTCTCACAGCAAGATTTCCGTCAGCTTCGCGGTGGATAAAGAAGGGATCACGATTAACGTCGATGATGACGGGCCGGGCGTCAGCCAGACCGACCGTGAGCAGATTTTCCGCCCGTTCTATCGCACCGACGAGGCGCGCGACCGCGAATCCGGCGGTACCGGGCTTGGGCTCGCTATTGTGGAAACCGCAGTACAGCAGCATCGCGGCTGGGTGAAAGCGGACGACAGCCCGCTTGGCGGCCTGCGCCTGACGCTCTGGCTGCCACTCTATCACCGTTCCTGA
- the trmL gene encoding tRNA (uridine(34)/cytosine(34)/5-carboxymethylaminomethyluridine(34)-2'-O)-methyltransferase TrmL, with amino-acid sequence MLNIVLFEPEIPPNTGNIIRLCANTGFRLHIIEPMGFTWDDKRLRRAGLDYHEFTAVMRHRDYAAFQEAEKPQRLFALTTKGTPAHSAVSYQDGDYLMFGPETRGLPASILDALPPELKIRIPMMPDSRSMNLSNAVSVVVYEAWRQLGYPGAVLRR; translated from the coding sequence ATGCTGAATATCGTCCTGTTTGAACCTGAAATCCCGCCCAATACCGGTAATATTATTCGCCTGTGCGCCAACACCGGCTTTCGCCTGCATATTATCGAGCCGATGGGCTTTACCTGGGATGATAAACGCCTGCGCCGCGCGGGGCTGGATTACCACGAATTCACCGCCGTGATGCGCCATCGCGACTATGCGGCGTTTCAGGAGGCGGAAAAGCCGCAGCGCCTGTTCGCACTGACGACCAAAGGCACGCCGGCGCACAGCGCGGTCAGCTATCAGGACGGCGATTATCTGATGTTCGGCCCTGAAACCCGCGGTCTGCCCGCCTCGATTCTGGACGCGCTGCCGCCGGAGCTGAAAATCCGTATCCCGATGATGCCGGACAGCCGCAGCATGAATCTCTCTAACGCGGTTTCCGTGGTGGTGTATGAGGCGTGGCGACAGCTTGGCTATCCTGGCGCGGTATTGCGCCGCTAA